The following coding sequences lie in one Carassius gibelio isolate Cgi1373 ecotype wild population from Czech Republic chromosome A17, carGib1.2-hapl.c, whole genome shotgun sequence genomic window:
- the LOC127933593 gene encoding palmitoyltransferase ZDHHC22, producing the protein MLFRMVKLRLLNAIAPAYFYAATVVTFTLHFLLFMPTVFRSPDVALNPTMLFHIAVFLFLMGNALGNYTMTIWYPSESANETAIPVCSPDCPDRIDAHYLLNGRHFCKVCKKVILKRDHHCFFTGNCIGNRNMRYFIMFSIYTSCCCLYSLVIGVAYLTMEYSISFENPLTFLTLLPLSTGYFFLGLISGLQFFLVIMLYVWLGIGLVSAGFCCQQLLLVARGQTWCELQKGQLSEGRGTWRVNLIDVFGSRWALGLFLPVQTVETVPGNWQVYHDHKHD; encoded by the exons ATGTTGTTCAGGATGGTCAAACTCAGACTACTCAATGCGATTGCACCTGCATACTTCTACGCTGCGACCGTGGTCACATTCACCCTTCACTTCCTCCTCTTCATGCCCACTGTTTTCCGAAGTCCAGATGTAGCTCTGAATCCCACCATGCTGTTCCACATCGCCGTCTTTCTCTTCCTAATGGGGAACGCTCTGGGTAATTACACGATGACTATATGGTACCCATCTGAGAGTGCCAACGAGACAGCAATTCCAGTCTGTTCCCCCGACTGCCCGGACCGAATTGACGCCCACTACCTCCTGAATGGACGCCACTTCTGCAAAGTGTGTAAGAAAGTGATTCTAAAACGGGACCACCACTGCTTTTTCACAGGAAACTGTATTGGGAATAGGAACATGCGCTACTTTATCATGTTCAGCATCTATACGTCCTGCTGTTGTCTGTATTCGTTGGTAATTGGGGTGGCGTATCTTACCATGGAATACTCCATATCCTTTGAGAACCCACTGACGTTCCTCACGCTCCTACCGCTCTCGACAGGTTACTTCTTCCTTG GTTTGATTTCCGGTCTCCAGTTCTTTCTGGTTATAATGCTGTACGTCTGGCTGGGTATCGGACTAGTGAGCGCTGGTTTCTGCTGTCAGCAGCTTCTACTAGTAGCCCGGGGGCAAACCTGGTGTGAGCTGCAGAAAGGGCAGTTGTCAGAGGGTCGCGGGACCTGGCGCGTCAACCTGATTGATGTTTTCGGTTCCCGGTGGGCTCTGGGCCTTTTCCTGCCAGTTCAAACTGTTGAGACCGTACCTGGGAACTGGCAGGTCTACCATGATCACAAACATGACTGA